DNA sequence from the Entomomonas asaccharolytica genome:
TTCTATGTATTTACGCTATTTATTTTAATGTCGCTGTTTCCTTGGAATGAAATAGGTTTGTCAGGTAGTCCGTTTGTGACTATTTTTGAAAAGTTAGGTATTCCTTATGCACCGCATATTTTGAATGTAGTAGTTATTGTGGCGGCTGTTTCAGCGATTAATAGTGATATTTTTGGTGCAGGTCGTGTCATGTATGGTATGGCACAAAATAAACAAGCACCTAGTGCCTTTTTACGTATTAATAAACATGGTGTGCCTTGGGTAACTGCTATTGTTTTATCTATTACTTTAGGTATTGGGGTTTATCTAAACTATCTAATTCCTAAAAGTGTTTTTGTATTAATCGCTTCAATTGCTACTTTTGCTACGGTATGGGTATGGCTGATGATTTTATGTTCTCATCTAATGATGCGTCGTAAAATGACTAAGCAAGAAGTAGCTGAACTGAAATTTCCAATACCTTTCTGGCCCATCGCTCCTATTTTAACAACGCTATTTATGGTGTTTGTAGTGGTGTTATTAGGTTTCTTTAAAGAGACAAGAGTTGCTTTATATGTAGGTATTATTTGGGTTGTATTACTTGTTATTGCATATTATCTTTTTGTGAAGTCTAAACATGTCTCTGCAATAAAATCATAATTTAAAAAAGCCAATTATCTAATTGGCTTTTTTATTAAAATTTTAGACCACTTAATCGCACAGTTAGTCTTTTAATGGTTTCATCAAAAATACGCTGTTCGCTTTCAATTAGTGTAAATTTATGGCGAGCGCGGGTGATGGCAGTATAAAGTAGTTCGCGGCTTAAAACGGGGTTAAGATGATCGGGTAGTATTAGTGCGGTATGAGAAAACTCTGAGCCTTGTGATTTATGCACAGTCATGGCAAAAACTGTTTCCGCTGAACTTAAACGGCTAGGTAATACTTCTCGCAAATTTTGAGTTCCGTCGTTGTAGGGAAATACTACTTTTAATACCGTTTGTTCAGGTGCATTTTCTATAGGAAAAGCGAGAGTAATACCAATATCACCATTCATTAAACCTAGCGCATAGTCATTGTGTGTCATCAGCACCGGGCGACCTTCATACCAGCCTTCAAAATGAGAAATATAGCTATAGCGATACAGTATATAAGCAATGGTATTATTTAATTGATTAATACCCCATTGTCCTTCGCGTAATACGGCTAGTAATTGAAATTGATTAAAGGCAGTTAATACTTGATTAGCCCATTTTTTCCATGCAGGATCATAGACTGGAATATTAGCATCAGGTCGTTGCTTTTTTAAAACGGTTAAATAATGACTATAACCATCCTGCACGTCGCTCCCTGTTAAAATAAATTTTTCAAAGTTAGGGTCTTTGGGTTGGTTAATAGTTAAATGCCCCAGATCAGGGAGAGTTTGTGTTAATAGTTGACGGGCTTGTTTAATATTACCTGCATTTACCCATTTTGCTAGTTGACCAATTCCACTATCACTAGCAAAGCGTCGCGAGTGGCGTAACATAACGGTTTGTTGTGCTAATGGATTTTGCTCATTACTACCTAGCTGTAAATGTACATTATTTAATTGTTCACCTGTTATTGCAGTTAACCAGTTAACTGTTTGTGGGTTATATAAACCTAGTTCTGCATTTCGGCATAAATCACCTAATACTGCCCCTGCTTCTACAGAGGCTAATTGGTCTTTGTCACCTAATAAAATTAATCGTGCATGGCTAGGTAGTGCTTCTAATAGATGGGCAAAAAGCTCTAAATCGATCATGGAGGCTTCATCAATAATAAGAATATCTAAAGCCAATGGATTGGTTTTATTATGTATAAAATGGCGTGTATCGGGGCGACTGCCTAGCAAACGATGTAAGGTACTTACAGTAACTGGAATATAGTTTCTTACATCATCATCAATCGTTAATGAAGCAACTTGTTTCCCAATAGATTCTGTTAGGCGTGCGGCTGCCTTGCCTGTGGGCGCAGCTAGTTGAATATTTAGCGGTTTACCTGCTTTCACCGCAGGAGTTTGTAATAATGCTAATAGGCGAATAACAGTGGTTGTTTTACCTGTGCCTGGCCCGCCAGTAATAATACTAAAAGCGGTTCGCGTAGCAATAGCACAAGCTATTTTTTGCCAATCTGGTGATTCGTTATTATCTTTGAACAGTTCATTTAATCTAGTGGATAAATCATCAGGTATGTCTAGTTGGGTATTTAAACGTTGCTTAATATGGCTGCTTAGCAATTTCTCATAGT
Encoded proteins:
- the recD gene encoding exodeoxyribonuclease V subunit alpha, whose product is MNPLLPISQQQLEQTEQWLTLRPLTSTTDMLIVLQLWVTAGWLRPLDHAFAAFLAEQSPNTEPSVLLAAALTSYQLSHGHVCLDLALTLQHPELSLSLSYSYQQQPWYPVQLLAQLNLTDWQQAIINSDLTSQGESQTPMVWQEGRLYLWRYWYYEKLLSSHIKQRLNTQLDIPDDLSTRLNELFKDNNESPDWQKIACAIATRTAFSIITGGPGTGKTTTVIRLLALLQTPAVKAGKPLNIQLAAPTGKAAARLTESIGKQVASLTIDDDVRNYIPVTVSTLHRLLGSRPDTRHFIHNKTNPLALDILIIDEASMIDLELFAHLLEALPSHARLILLGDKDQLASVEAGAVLGDLCRNAELGLYNPQTVNWLTAITGEQLNNVHLQLGSNEQNPLAQQTVMLRHSRRFASDSGIGQLAKWVNAGNIKQARQLLTQTLPDLGHLTINQPKDPNFEKFILTGSDVQDGYSHYLTVLKKQRPDANIPVYDPAWKKWANQVLTAFNQFQLLAVLREGQWGINQLNNTIAYILYRYSYISHFEGWYEGRPVLMTHNDYALGLMNGDIGITLAFPIENAPEQTVLKVVFPYNDGTQNLREVLPSRLSSAETVFAMTVHKSQGSEFSHTALILPDHLNPVLSRELLYTAITRARHKFTLIESEQRIFDETIKRLTVRLSGLKF